Proteins from one Hoplias malabaricus isolate fHopMal1 chromosome 2, fHopMal1.hap1, whole genome shotgun sequence genomic window:
- the LOC136686815 gene encoding putative C-type lectin domain family 20 member A — protein sequence MLQGDLLINLGVCVLSLCSVTFVSSDFHFVSEAKSWYEAQNFCRLNFFALATIQTMNNSQQATAAIGSNGPQVWIGLYKTWGWSSATSPIYLDYNNWDSNEPASSPDNLCAVIQKNGRWSAVDCSMKQKCICYSVTTVLGVKVRSYRTSDDTLTWLEAQTYCRNSYIDLVNIGNLVENTLVLPFLGLSATAWIGLSKNTWIWSNNGRFSFRNWLKEEPTEPGQDCALINTNASSEWTEEDCNTPLPFLCNSDDNENQMTRNIRSKKQILSVEVRSDHNVNNPATKEAILEEIQQKLKNNWILENTLSWRVQPDGNVFQKKKNDEL from the exons ATGCTGCAAGGAGACCTCTTGATAAATTTAG gtgtgtgtgtcctctctctATGTTCCGTCACCTTCGTCTCCTCTGACTTCCATTTCGTTTCTGAGGCAAAGTCATGGTATGAAGCTCAGAATTTCTGCAGATTGAATTTCTTTGCCCTTGCCACAATACAAACCATGAACAACTCTCAGCAAGCGACCGCAGCTATTGGCTCAAATGGACCACAAGTGTGGATTGGACTTTATAAAACCTGGGGATGGTCATCTGCAACCAGTCCCATTTATCTGGACTACAATAACTGGGACAGTAATGAGCCGGCCTCAAGTCCAGATAATCTGTGTGCTGTAATCCAGAAAAATGGAAGGTGGAGTGCTGTGGACTGCAGCATGAAACAGAAATGTATCTGCTACTCTGTTACGACTGTAC ttgGGGTTAAAGTCAGGTCATATAGGACCAGTGATGATACACTGACATGGCTTGAGGCCCAGACTTACTGCAGAAATTCCTACATAGACTTGGTCAACATTGGAAATTTAGTGGAGAATACACTTGTCCTGCCATTTTTGGGTCTGTCTGCTACTGCATGGATTGGGCTGAGCAAAAATACCTGGATATGGTCGAATAATGGAAGGTTTTCCTTCAGAAACTGGCTGAAAGAGGAGCCCACAGAACCGGGTCAGGACTGTGCGCTAATCAACACCAATGCTAGCTCAGAATGGACAGAGGAGGACTGTAACACACCACTGCCTTTTCTGTGTAACAGTGATGATAATGAGAATCAGATGACAA GGAATATAAGAAGTAAGAAGCAGATCCTGAGTGTGGAGGTGAGGTCAGATCACAACGTTAATAACCCTGCAACCAAGGAAGCCATTTTAGaagag ATACAGCAGAAGCTGAAAAATAACTGGATATTGGAGAACACACTGAGCTGGAGGGTGCAACCGGATGGAAACGTCtttcagaagaaaaagaatGATGAGCTGTAg